The DNA sequence GATGCAGAATGCGGTGACACCGCTGCCAGGCGAACGATTTGATTCAACACGCGCAGAACGGCGTCTCAAAGAAACACTGAACGTAGGCGCGCTGGATGCTTTCGGCGCCTTTACCCGTGCCGAGCTGGGCGCGGCAGGTGCGCTGGTCGACTATCTGGATCTGACGCAAGTGGGCCAGATGCCCGCGTTGAAACCACCCACCCAGTTGGGGCAGGGCGCAGCCATGGCTATGGATGCGGCGACGCGCGCCAATCTGGAACTCACCAAAACCCTTGCGGGTGAAAAGCAGGGGTCGCTGCTCGCAACCATCGACCGCACCGTGACAGGCGCCGGAGCGCGCGAACTGGCAAGCCGCTTGGCAGCTCCTTTGACAGATGTGGCACAGGTTCGCGCACGTCAGGACGCGATCAGTTTTCTGGTCGATGGCCGTGAGCTGCGGGGAAACCTGCGGCGGGATCTGGCAGCCGCCCCGGATATGGCGCGGTCTCTCTCCCGCCTCTCCGTAGGGCGCGGCGGCCCCAGAGATCTTGCTGCCATTCGAGACGGGCTTGCACAGGCTCATGAGATCGCAACGCGGCTGCGAGCTTTGGACACAGGCGTAGAGGGTTTGCCAGACGAGATCGAAAACGCACGCCGGTCGCTAGAAGCTTGCGCGGCCGCCTTGAAAGACGAACTATCCCGCGCGCTCGGTGTGGATCTTCCCTTGATGGCCCGCGACGGCGGCTTTGTGGCCAAGGGCTATCATCCACCCTTGGACGAAACGCGATTGCTTCGCGATGAAAGCAGGCGTGTGATCGCCGGCCTGCAGACCAAATATGCAGAAGAGACGACGATCAACGCGATGAAGATCAAGCACAATAATGTGCTCGGCTATTTCATTGAGGTGGCGCCGCGTCATGCCGACGCGCTCATGTCGGCGCCTCTCAACGAGACCTATATTCATCGCCAGACCATGGCGAACGCCGTTCGCTTCACGACGGTGGAGCTTTCAGAACTCGCAGAGAAACTATCGCGCGCCGGTGCCCAGGCTCTGGAGATGGAGCTCGGCGTTTTTGCAAAGCTCGCCGAGCGCGTTCTCGACAATACGCTAGCGATTGCGAACGCTGCCGATGCCCTGGCGGTGCTCGATGTGGCGGAAGGTCTCGCAGAACTAGCGGAAGAACAGCGTTGGACCAGACCCCACGTGGATGGGTCGCTCGCATTTGACATCAAAGGCGCGCGCCACCCGGTTGTAGAGGCAGCACTTGAAAAGGCTGGCGATGGGCCTTTTGTCGCGAACGATTGTGATCTGTCAGCCGATTCAGAAGAAGCAAGACGGCTCTGGTTGCTCACGGGCCCGAATATGGCAGGTAAATCGACCTACCTGCGTCAGAACGCCCTGATCGCCATTTTGGCCCAAATGGGGAGTTTTGTGCCCGCTGCGGAAGCCTCCATTGGCATTGTGGATAGGCTCTTCTCCCGCGTCGGTGCAGCCGATGATCTGGCGCGCGGCCGCTCCACCTTCATGGTGGAAATGATTGAGACGGCCGCAATCCTCAATCAGGCAGGCGCCCACGCGCTCGTCATTCTCGATGAAATCGGACGCGGGACCGCCACCTTTGACGGGCTCTCCATTGCCTGGGCTGCCGTTGAGCATCTCCATGAGGTCAATAAGTGCCGGGCGCTGTTCGCGACCCACTATCACGAGCTGACCGCGCTCAACGAAAAACTTCCCTCTCTGGCCAATGCCACCATGAAGGTTAAGGAGTGGCAGGGCGATGTGGTCTTCCTGCACGAGGTCGCCGCCGGCGCCGCCGATCGCTCCTACGGCATCCAGGTGGCAAAGCTCGCAGGGCTGCCGCCAGCAGTGATTGAGCGGGCCCATCAGGTGCTTGCCGCCCTCGAAGAAGGCTCGGAAAGCAGCGGCGCTGCGACTTTGGTGGAAGACCTGCCACTTTTCTCAAGCGCGCCCAGACCTCAGAGTGGGCGCTCCGCTGAGCCCAGTGTGGTGGAGCAGGAACTGGCCGCGCTCAACCCTGACGACCTCAGTCCGAAAGAGGCGCTTGAGCTGATCTATGCGCTGAAGGGCAAAATTCCTGATTCAATAAGCTGAATCAACGGCTTGGCAGCCAAAGATTCGCTAGAATCTTATTTTCACCGGATCGCAGATTCGCCAACAGAGTCAGGCACTTAACATGGTTAAGAAGAGCTAAAGGTTTACATCTGTTAATATTTGCTACCGGCGAACATTTGGATCGATCGGTAACTGACTGAAACTTATGGATAATTTTTGGTCAGTATCATTGACTCATTTAGATCGAATTTCGCGCCCTACCTGTTAGAGTGTTTGGCGTGGGTTGTGGATGAAGCACCCTGCTATAGATCATGAGACGGGATCGAAAGCGCTGACGCGGCGCCAGCCGACCAGCTGAAAGGAATGTCTATGGGCCGAAGTCTTCCGAGCATGCTTGAGATTGCCGATCCGGCTGCCATCCGCAGCGCCTTGGACGCCGCTCATGAGGCCCATGCAGGCAATGACACCGCACTGCGTCAGGCCATGATGGAGGTTCTGAAAACGGCTCAGGTAGAGGGTCGAGCGAAAGCGCGCGAGCGCCTGGAACAGGGCGCCCATCGAGGCCGGGTCTGTGCGGAAAGTCTCTCCTATCTCCAGGACACCATCATTCGGGAATTGTTCGGTTTTGCCACCCGGACCCAGTTCCGCGCGACCAACCCAACCTCGTCGGAACGCCTCACCATCGTCGCCACAGGCGGCTATGGCCGGGGTGCGCTGGCACCTGGGTCCGACGTCGATCTGCTCTTTTTGCTTCCCTACAAGCAGACCCCCTGGGGAGAAAGTCTTGCAGAATTCATTCTGTATGCGCTGTGGGATCTGGGCTTAAAGGTGGGCCACGCCACCCGATCCATTGCTGATTGTATTCGTCTCTCCAAAGAAGACATGACCATCCGAACCGCGCTCCTGGAATCCCGCTATCTGTGCGGGGACAAGGAGCTGTTCAACGATATGGAGGTGGCCTTCGATAAGGATGTGGTGAAAGGCACTGCGAATGAGTTTGTGGAGGCGAAACTTGCCGAGCGCGATGACCGCCATGAGCGCACCGGCATGTCCCGCTATCTGGTTGAGCCCAATGTGAAGGAAGGTAAGGGGGGATTGCGCGATCTCCACACGCTGTTTTGGATCGCCAAATATGTTTATCGAGTCAAAAAACCAAGCGACCTGGTGAAGGCCGGTGTCTTCAGCCGACAGGAATACAATCTCTTCCGCAAGGCGGAGGATTTCCTTTGGGCTGTGCGCTGCGAGCTGCACTTTGTCACGGGCCGGGCCGAAGAACGCATCTCCTTTGATGTGCAGACAGAAATGGCCGAGCTTCTGGGCTACCAGGAACATCGTGGCCTGCGCGGCGTTGAACGTTTCATGAAGCACTATTTCCTGGTGGCGAAAGATGTAGGCGACCTCACCCGCATTCTCTGTTCTATCCTCGAGGATCAGGAGCAGAAGAAAAAACCGGGTATTGGCCGCTTCATGGCCGCGCTCCGCCGCAAGAAAGATGTGCAGGGCTTTGAAGTGGCTGCTGGGCGCCTTTCTGTGAAAAGCGAAAGCTTCTTCGAAGAAGACCCGGTCAATATTTTGCGGCTCTTCCATGTGGTGGATGAGCATGGGCTCCAGATCCATCCAAAGGCGCTGCAGCTGCTCACCCGCTCGATGAAACTGATCGATGCGAAATTGCGCAAAAATGAAGAGGCGAACCGTCTCTTCCGGGAAATCCTGACATCGCGGAAAAACCCGGAACGCACTTTGCGGAAAATGAATGAGGCAGGCGTGCTCGGCCGCTTTGTGCCGGACTTCGGGCGCATCGTCGCACTGATGCAGTTCAACATGTATCACCACTACACCGCAGATGAGCATCTGATCCGCGCCATCGGCATCCTGTCAGAAATTGAGCGCGGCGACTTGGCGGAAGAATATCCGCTGGCAAATGAACTCATGTCGAAGACGGGCAAGCGCGACGTGCTCTTTGTCGCCATGTTCCTTCATGATATTGCCAAAGGCCGTCCGGAAGATCATTCCGAAGCAGGCGCTGCCATTGCCCGCAAACTCTGTCCACGGCTTGGCATGAGCAAGGGCGACACGGAGACCGTTGCCTGGCTGGTGGAAAACCATCTGGTGATGAGCGACATCGCCCAGAAGCGCGATCTGTCCGATCCAAAAACCATCCAGGATTTTGCAAACATCGTGCAAAGCCCCGAGCGCCTGAAACTACTATTGGTGCTGACCGTAGCCGACATCAAGGCCGTGGGTCCCGGCACCTGGAACGGCTGGAAGGCGCAGCTTCTGCGCGAACTATATTTCGAAACCGAAGGCGTGCTGTCCGGTGAGACGAGCGTCAATCGCGAAGGTCGCATCGCTGTGGCCAAAGAAGCGCTCGCAGCAGCATTGGAAGGCGATTGGCCGAAAACGCGGATCGACACCCAATTGCGGCGTCACTCGCCGGGCTATTGGCTGGGTTTTGATACCGACGCTCATGTGCGCCATGCGACCCTCATGTGGGAAGGACGCGAAGAACCGTTGGTGGTGGAGGCACGCCCCGATACCGAGCGGGCTGTAACAGAGATTACGCTCTTCACTCAGGATCACCCGGGTCTCTTCTCGCGCTTTGCGGGCGCCTGCGCGGCAGGCGGCGTCACCATTGTGGATGCCAAAATTTTCACGACCCGCGATGGCATGGCGCTTGATACGCTCTGGGTGCAGGACGATCAGAAAACGGCCCTTCGCGAACCCCGTCGGCTGGATCGCCTCGAAGACACGATCCGCAAAGTGCTGGCGGGAGACATTTTGCCGCCCGATGCTATTGAACAACGCAACAAGCGGCAAAGCATGCTCGATGCCTTCACCATTGCCCCCAATGTCTATATCGACAATGAGGCGTCAGAAGAGTTCACGGTGATTGAGGTAAACGGTCTCGACAGGCCGGGCCTCTTGCATGCGTTGACCCGCACCTTCTTCCACCTGGGTCTCACCATTGGCTCCGCCCATATTGCGACCTTCGGGGAGCGGGCGGTGGACGTATTTTACGTCAAGGACCTGATCGGTCAGAAAGTGACCAATACAAACAAGAAGAAGGCTGTGGAGCGTCAGCTGCTGGAAGCGCTGGAAAATCCGATCAAAAAATCTCGTCCCCAAAAACGGGAAGTGGCCGCCTAGGGGTCATCGCCCTTTCCTAATTGGGGTGAAGCGGTACTCTCACAGCAATCGAATCGCCGCACCGGAGTTGAAGCGCCCTCATGAACCTTGTCCGATCTGCCATGACTGTGGGCGGCATGACCATGATAAGCCGGGTGCTGGGCTTCATCCGGGACATCTTCATTGCGGGCGTGTTGGGAACAGGCCCCATTGCGGACGCCTTTTTTGTCGCGTTCAAATTTCCGAACCTCTTTCGGCGCCTCTTTGCAGAAGGGGCGTTTAACTCCGCCTTTGTGCCGCTCTTTGCCAAACGCCTGGAAGGCGAAGGGGAGGCCTCTGCCAAACGTTTTGCGGAAGAAGCCCTGTCTGTCCTGCTGACGACACTCATTCTTCTCACGCTCGCCGCCCAGTTGGCCATGCCCTGGCTCATGTATGTGATCGCCCCGGGCTTTGCCGATACGCCGGACAAGTTTGAGATGGGCATTCTCTTTACCCGGGTTGCCTTCCCCTACCTCATGTTCATGTCACTGGTCGCACTCCTGTCTGCCGTACTGAACTCGGTGGGTCGGTTTACAGCCGCGGCCGCCGCGCCCATCTTGCTCAACATTGTGCTGATCGCGGCCATCTGGTTTGCAGCGCCTCATTTTGAGAACCCGGGCCTCGTTCTTTCTTGGGGTGTCGCCATAGCCGGTGCTGCGCAGTTCACCATGATGATGATTGCAGTGAGACGCGCGGGCTTTTCCATTCGTCTGCGCTTGCCCCGCATGACGCCTGGTGTGAAGCGGCTAATCACCCTTGGCATTCCCGGTGTGATTGCAGGCGGCATCACACAGATCAATCTCCTAATCGGCTCCATTATTGCGAGCCTGCAGGATGGCGCTGTGTCGCTCCTCTATTATGCGGACCGCATTTACCAATTGCCTCTGGGCGTGGTGGGCATTGCCATTGGCATTGTGCTGCTGCCGGATCTTTCAAGACGCCTTAGGGCAGACGATACGAGCGGCGCCAATAATGCGCAGAACCGGGCCTTTGAATTTGCCATGTTGCTGACGGTGCCTGCCTCCGTGGCGCTTGCGGTGATCCCCGCCCCGATCATTCAGGCTCTGTTTGAGCGCGGTGCCTTTACGGCAGCTGATACCGCTGGCACGGCGCTGGCACTCTCAGCCTTTGCCATTGGTCTGCCAGCCTTTGTGTTGACCAAAGTCTTTTCGCCCGGCTTCTTTGCCCGCGAGGACACGGTAACGCCCATGCGTTATGCGGCGATCGGTATCGCGGTCAATATTACCGGCTCCCTCATCCTCTTCTATTGGATTGGATATGTGGGCATTGCGCTGGCAACCTCAGCAGCCGCCTGGGTCAATGCGGCACTGCTTGGGGGCCGCCTCATGAGTGAAGGCCATTACCAGATGGATGTCAGATTGAAGTCTCGCCTCCCACGGCTTCTGGCCTCGTCTGCGGCCATGGGCATCGGCCTTTGGTATGGAACGGAAATCGCTGCGCCCTATCTAGCGGCGAGCTTCTGGGAAAGCATCCTCGCGCTTGGCGCCTTGATCGCGGGAGGCGGGCTCTTGCTCGGGCTCGCCATTATCGCGACCGGCACAGCCCATATGAGCGAGCTGAAGGCCATGTTCCGCCGCAGCTGATAGCCAAAAAAGTGCACTCAGGGGATTGCACGGACTTTCAGAGCAGCGCATACCCTCCTGAAGCGTCTCCAGGGTGAGGGCGTCGCACCATTGGTGTGAGCGATGCCTGAACGTGAGCCCGGTTTTCAGTCCGGAAACGCGACGAAATAAGAGCTTGTCGCGGTCCAAAGCGACAGCAGCAAAGCGCTTCCAGGCGAAGTGTGTGCGGTTCGCCGCCCAGGAAACGCCACGAGAGAGAAAGCGCGATGAGAGAGCAAGGATGAGCAGAACAAATGGAACAGCCAACTAATCGTGTGTTTTCTGGGGTTCAACCCACCGGAAATCTGCATCTCGGAAACTATCTGGGCGCGATCCGCAATTTCGTCGGTCTGCAGGAGACCCATGAATGCATCTATTGCGTTGTGGATATGCATGCGATCACGGTCTGGCAGGATCCAAAGGAATTGGCGCACAACACCCGTGAAGTGGCTGCCGCCTATATCGCTGCCGGTGTTGATGCAGAGAAACAGGTCATCTTCAACCAGTCCAAAGTGTCCGCCCATGGGGAACTCACCTGGGTGCTGAACTGCGTGGCGCGCATGGGTTGGCTGAACCGCATGACCCAGTTCAAAGAGAAGGCAGGCAAAAATCGCGAGAATGCGTCCGTCGGACTCTACGACTACCCTGTGCTGATGGCGGCGGACATTTTGGCCTATCGCGCTACCCATGTGCCGGTCGGCGATGATCAGAAGCAGCATCTGGAACTCGCTCGCGACATTGCCCAGAAGTTCAACAATGATTTTGGAGCGTTCGGCGGCGAAGACTTTTTCCCCTTGCCAGAGCCGCTGATTATGGGCGCGGCCACGCGGGTCATGAGCCTGCGCGATGGCTCAAAGAAAATGTCCAAGTCAGATCCTTCAGACATGAGCCGGATCACCTTGACGGATTCCGCCGATGACATTGCAAAAAAAATCCGCAAAGCGCGCACGGATCCTGAGCCTTTGCCGTCAGAGCTTGACGGCCTTAAAGAACGTCCGGAGGCGGACAATCTTGTGGGCATCTATGCGGCGCTCGCAGACATGACAAAAGAAGCAGTGCTTCAGGAACATGGCGGGTCACAATTCTCAAGTTTCAAGCCAGCTCTCGCAGATCTTGCCAATGAGAAGCTCTCACCGATTACCGGTGAGATGGCCCGCCTGATGGACGACACGGCTTACATTGATACAGTCCTTAAGAATGGCGGTGAGCGTGCAGATGCAATCGCACAGCCGATCCTTTCGCGGGTTAAAGAGATTGTTGGGTTTATCTAAGGCAGTTACGTTTCAGGCTAGACACATTTGTCGAAAAGCGCGTTCGAGCCACAAGCGAGAGATAGCGCTTTTCGATGCCGATTAAACGTAAGTGCCTCAAGGCGTGGTGCGCCTGAGTGTTAGGAGAGATCGTGATGAATTCTGTCACAGTTGCAGGCATTGAAATCGGCAATGACAAACCGCTTACCCTCATCGGCGGCGTGAATGTCATTGAATCTCGCGACATGGCCATGAAGGCGGCGGAAATCTATATCGAGCAGGCGACGAAGCTCGAGCTGCCATACATCTTCAAAGCCTCCTTCGACAAAGCAAACCGCTCATCGGTGGATTCATTTCGTGGACCGGGACTTGAAGAAGGCTTGAAGATTTTCCAGGAGATCAAATCGACCTTTGGAGTACCGGTGATTTCTGACATTCATGAGATCGAACAGGTAACGCCCGCCGCAGAAGTCTTGGACGTGCTGCAAATACCAGCCTTCTTGGCCCGCCAGACGGACCTTGTCCGCGCAATCGCTGAAGCGGGCCTGCCGATCAATGTGAAGAAGCCGCAATTTCTAAGTCCGCAGCAGATCCCGAACATTGTCGACAAGATTAAGGCCTGCGGGAATGATCAGATCATGGTTTGTGAGCGTGGCTCCAGTTTTGGCTATGACAATCTTGTGGTCGACATGCTGGGCTTCGGAGTCATCAAAAACGAAAACAACGATGTGCCGATTGTTTTTGATGTGACCCATGCGCTGCAGACCCGCGCACCTGGGTCAAAAGCGTCCGGTGGTCGTCGCGAACAGATTTATGATCTGGCGCGGGCAGGGATCGCGGTTGGGGTCGCGGCTCTCTTCCTTGAAGCCCACGAAGACCCGGACAATGCAAAATGCGACGGGCCAAGCGCCTTGCCGTTTGAGGATCTTCCCAAGCTGTTGGGGCAGGTGAAAGCGGTGGACGATCTGGTGAAACCCATCATGAACGGTAACTGAGCCAGTTCTTGGCCATTCCGGCTTTTTGACCATTTGGTGGCAAAGCTTGAACAAGCTGGTTAAAGCGCCCACATTTTATGGGAACCCAACCTTGTTTAGAAAATGGGTAACAAAGGAAGCCTCATGACCCTCCGTGATACGCTCGGTGGTTACAAAGATCGTCTGAAACACCGCTGGATGTACCGCAAAGGCGGCTCCTTCCCCTCGTTCAAGATCGGCAATATCGGACGGTTCTTTAAAGGCGGTGCCGCACGTAAAACAGGCATCGGCGTCCTGGTATTTCTCTTTCTCTACTATGTGGCCGGTGGTCTTTGGATCAATGACATTGAAGACGATCCGAACTTCCGTCCGGCTGCAGAAGATATCGTGCCCGGCGGGTCTCATGCTGTGGCGATGACAGCAGCGCTCATTCAGCGGGAAGTAAATGACAAGCGCTGGACCTCGAACGACCCATGGTTTGTGCCGTCGGCCTTCCTCGACAATATGCCGAACTATCAGCAGGGTGTGGTCTCAGCATTGGCGCGCTTCTCTTTTGAACTCACTGACCAATTGGGTCGCACGCGCGGCTCCAGCCAGGCGGATCCGGATCTGCAATCGGCCTCTGGCCTCCTGCAATATGCGGGCGACGTTTGGGTCTGGGACCCGTCCGTTTCACTGATGCCCCGCGCGTCATCGGAAGCGCAATACCGCGAAGCCCGCAGTGCACTGCTCAAATACAATGTGCGTCTGGCCGCAGGCGAAGCAGTGTTTGAACGCCGCGGCGATAACCTCATGGCAACCCTTGACCGCATCGCACTCGACATCGGGTCGTCATCTGCTGTGCTGGACCAAGCTGTCGTCGAGAACTCCGGCAGCTTCATCGACACCTCTGCAGACGATCACTTCTATAATGTGAAGGGTCAGCTCTATGCCTACTACTTGTTGCTGGATGCACTGGGAAAAGATTTTGACACGCTCATCACGGAGCGCGAGCTGAACACTGCCTGGGAGCAGATGCTCGACAGCATGCTGAAAGCCGCCATGCTCTCTCCCATGGTTGTGGTGAACGGTGCGCCCGACGCACAAATTCAGCCAAGCCATCTGGCCTCGCAGGGCTTCTATCTGTTGCGCGCCCGCACCCAACTTCGCGAAATCACGAACATTCTTTTGAAGTAACGCTGATTTGGTGCGTTTTTGGCCGTAGACGTGCCGCCTGACCGATGGCAGCATGTCTGACATGACAGCCAAAGAAACAGAAATGGCGAAAGACACGGACGCTGCCCCTATCAAGCGGCGGAAGTTTCTGGTCGTCGTCGATGAGACCTCGGAATGCGAAGTGGCGATCCACTTTGCCGCGCGCCGCGCGCGCCACACAAAGGGTGGCCTCGTTTTACTGGCAGCGCTTGAGCCCGGCGGCTTTGAGCATTGGCTGGGTGTCGAAAACCTCATGAAAGAAGAGGCGCGGGAAGAAGCGGAACGCATTCTTCATCGTCATGCAGCCCGAGTGAATGAGGTATCGGGTCTCATGCCGGAGCTTGAAATCCGCGAAGGCACAAAATCAGATATCGTGAAGGCCATGATCAAGGAAGATCCTGCCATTTCCATTCTGGTGCTTGCAGCAGGCACCGGGAAAGAAGGCCCTGGCCCGCTGGTGCAGATGGCAGCTGCAGGCGTTGGGGCAGGTTTCTCCATCCCTGTGACCGTGGTGCCAGGATCTCTGTCGGAAGACGAAATCCACGATCTGGCGTGAGTTTTTGCCTGTTTTAAGTGGATTTAGGTGCTGAAATACCTGAGCACGCTACTTGGGCTTGAATACCGGCGCCATTTCCGCCATTTAAAGCACTTCCAGGTGAAGTGGACCCGGTTCACCGTCCGGAAGTGCGATAGTATAAAGATTAGAAACGGTCCAAAATCCCATGTCATCCAAGGGGTTATCCGACCCATCCCCTTCAAGGAGCAGGCGCATGTTTATTCAGACGGAATCAACGCCAAATCCCGCAACTCTCAAATTCCTGCCGGGCCAGGATGTGCTGGGCGACGGCCACGCGGCCGACTTCCCAAATGCAACCGCCGCTGAGCGCTCGCCGCTCGCCAAAGCGCTCTTTGAGGTCGATGGGGTCGCTGGCGTCTTCTTTGGCGCGGACTTTGTCACCATCACCAAAGGTGAGGTGGAATGGCAGCATATTAAGCCAGCCCTTCTCGGCGCCATCATGCAGCACTTCACCTCCGGCGCGCCTCTCATGACCGACAGCGCGGAAGCGGCGGACCCCAATGCGGTCACCGAAGACGATTCCGAGATCGTCGGCCAGATCAAAGAGCTGCTCGACACCCGTGTCCGCCCGGTCGTGGCGCAGGACGGGGGCGACATCACCTTTCAGGGCTTTGACAAAGGCATTGTCTATCTCAACATGGTTGGCGCCTGCGCAGGCTGCCCTGCCTCAACACAGACACTCAAGCACGGCGTTGAAAACATGTTGAAGCATTTCGTGCCGGAAATCGAAGAAGTTCGAGCGGTTTAAGCCGTCACAAAAAGACCAAGACAAGGAAAGACTATGGGGACGTTGGACGGCGCAGCACTGGATACAATTTTCCGGGATGCCAGATCATTTAATGCGTGGACGGATAAACCCGTTTCTGATGACACGCTGAAAGAATTGTACGACCTCATGAAAATGGGGCCGACCAGCGCAAACTGTTCCCCCGCGCGTATTGTCTTTGTGCGCTCTGATGAAGCGAAAGAAAAGCTGATGCCAGCGCTCCTGCCGCAGAACCAGGGCAAGACCAAAGAGGCGCCTGCCTGCGCGATCATTGGCTATGACCTTGAGTTCTATGAAAAGATTCCCGAACTCTTTCCGCACAATCCGGACGCGCGCAACTGGTTTGCAGGCAACGATCCACTCATTCAGGAAACAGCCTTTCGCAACTCCAGCCTGCAAGGCGCCTATTTCATGATTGCCGCCCGCTCGCTGGGGCTGGATTGCGGACCCATGTCCGGCTTCGATCCAGAGGCGGTCAACAAAACATTTTTCCCCGACGGCAAGGTGAAGGCGAACTTCATCTGCAATATCGGCTATGGCGACGCGGGTAGAGAAATGTTTGAACGCTCACCGCGCCTCGCCTTCGACGATGCCTGTTCTATCGTCTGATAACAGTCGCTGAACAAGAAAACATGACCTCACTTCTCGCCATCGATACCGGACAGGCCGCCTGTTCCGTTGCTCTGTGGCGCGACGGCGCTGTGGTTGCGCATCGCCTGTCGCCTATGCCCAAAGGCCATGCCGAAGCTCTGGTGCCTATGATCGAAGAGGTTCAGGCAGAAGCAGGGTTCACCTTTGAGGATCTCGATGCGTTTGCGGTAACAGTGGGCCCCGGCACTTTCACCGGGCTGCGAGTCGGCCTTGCGACCGCACGAGGCCTCGCGGTGGCAGCGGGCAAACCCCTGATCGGGGTCACAACATTGGAAGCCATCGCCTGGCCTGTGAGGCAAGAGGCAAAGGATGGTGCGGCAATCATCGCAACTTTTGATGCGCGGCGGAACGAAGCCTATCTTCAATGCTTCGCGGCAAGTGGCGCGAGGATCACAGAACCCGCTTTGGTGTCTCTGGATGAGGTAGCAGCCCATGTTCCCGATCAGGCTCTCATATGCGTCGGGACGGGTTCGGCGCTTGTGCGCGATCGGTTGACGGCCCACGCCCACAATATTGGACTTTCTTCTGCCTCCCCACTGCCAGACGCGCGGGTGGTTGCAGAGATCGCGGCGGACCGCCCGGTAGACCCAGATAGATTGCCAGGCCCCCTTTATCTGCGTGCGCCAGACGCAAAGCTGCCTGCCAAACCCTTAGCGGCGTCCCCCAGTGGTTTGTCGTGAGCGACGCTCTTCGCACAGAGCAGGTGAGCGTCGCCCATGCTGAGATATTGTCAGCTTTACACGGGCGCTGTTTCAGCGACGCCTGGTCACCCGAAAGCATGGCCTCGCTCTTTGCAACACCTGGCATGCTCGGTGTCATCGCGACCGAGCACGCATCGGATCAGCCTGTTGGTTTTGTCTTGATGCGCGCGATTGACGGTGAGGCTGAGATCCTCACCATTGGTGTGCTGCCGGAGGCGCGCGGGACGGGCATTGGCACATTTCTTCTGGGGATAATGCTTGAAGAGGGGATCTCAACCGTCTTTCTTGATGTGGCGGAGGACAATGAGGCAGCTCTCAGACTCTATCGAAGCTCAGAATTTGAGGTGGTCGGTCGACGCGCCGCCTATTACAAGCGGGAAGATGGGACGCGTGTCGATTCCCTGACAATGAAGCGCGTCGTTGGGTGACAAGGAAGACCCAAAAGACTAAACTTGAGAGACTTTCAACAGTGGCGGCCGGAACGACAAGAGATGCCTGAAACAGAACGCATCAAATCTGCAGACGATGATCCTCAGCGCATCGAGGATCTTTGTGTCAAAAAAGGCATGCGGATGACAGAACAGCGCCGTGTGATCGCGCGCATTCTGTCCATGGCAAGTGACCATCCTGATGTGGAGGAGGTCTATCGCCGGTCTGCGGCCATCGACAACAAGATTTCGATTGCCACTGTCTATCGGACCGTTCGCCTGTTTGAAGAGGCGGGCATTCTGGAGCGGCATGATTTCCGGGACGGCCGCTCTCGCTATGAGCAGGTCACTGAAGAACACCATGATCATTTGATCAATTTGCAGACGGGGGAAGTCATCGAGTTTCACAATGATGAAATCGAACGACTTCAGCAGATTGTCGCGCGCGAGCTGGGCTTTAACTTGGTGGATCACCGGTTGGAGCTCTATGGCATTCCACTCGCCGATTCAAAAAAGGCTCCCAGCACTAAGTAGCGG is a window from the Rhodobiaceae bacterium genome containing:
- the rutE gene encoding putative malonic semialdehyde reductase RutE codes for the protein MGTLDGAALDTIFRDARSFNAWTDKPVSDDTLKELYDLMKMGPTSANCSPARIVFVRSDEAKEKLMPALLPQNQGKTKEAPACAIIGYDLEFYEKIPELFPHNPDARNWFAGNDPLIQETAFRNSSLQGAYFMIAARSLGLDCGPMSGFDPEAVNKTFFPDGKVKANFICNIGYGDAGREMFERSPRLAFDDACSIV
- the tsaB gene encoding tRNA threonylcarbamoyladenosine biosynthesis protein TsaB, whose translation is MTSLLAIDTGQAACSVALWRDGAVVAHRLSPMPKGHAEALVPMIEEVQAEAGFTFEDLDAFAVTVGPGTFTGLRVGLATARGLAVAAGKPLIGVTTLEAIAWPVRQEAKDGAAIIATFDARRNEAYLQCFAASGARITEPALVSLDEVAAHVPDQALICVGTGSALVRDRLTAHAHNIGLSSASPLPDARVVAEIAADRPVDPDRLPGPLYLRAPDAKLPAKPLAASPSGLS
- the rimI gene encoding ribosomal-protein-alanine acetyltransferase; this translates as MSDALRTEQVSVAHAEILSALHGRCFSDAWSPESMASLFATPGMLGVIATEHASDQPVGFVLMRAIDGEAEILTIGVLPEARGTGIGTFLLGIMLEEGISTVFLDVAEDNEAALRLYRSSEFEVVGRRAAYYKREDGTRVDSLTMKRVVG
- the fur gene encoding ferric uptake regulation protein yields the protein MPETERIKSADDDPQRIEDLCVKKGMRMTEQRRVIARILSMASDHPDVEEVYRRSAAIDNKISIATVYRTVRLFEEAGILERHDFRDGRSRYEQVTEEHHDHLINLQTGEVIEFHNDEIERLQQIVARELGFNLVDHRLELYGIPLADSKKAPSTK